One Pyrus communis chromosome 4, drPyrComm1.1, whole genome shotgun sequence genomic region harbors:
- the LOC137732858 gene encoding uncharacterized protein: protein MVGSTLAKILDKHCLEGHNFPSWYRNVKILLTLEKIVYVLDKAPPHIPLGPSAIEDERAKFDKHIEDDTQAKCYLLASMNEELQRQHEGMDSAFSIILHLTELYGEGTRNRRFSTVCELVKTKMVKGAPVHLHALKMIGFIEQLENLGTPLDGELAQDFILASLSDLFSQFVMNYNMNKMDSTLSELLNMLVTAEKTMMKENVVGTSAVAYNKPSSSKSKP from the coding sequence ATGGTTGGAAGCACACTCGCGAAAATACTCGACAAACATTGCCTAGAGGGGCACAATTTCCCATCATGGTATCGTAATGTCAAGATTCTCCTAACATTGGAGAAGATTGTTTACGTACTAGACAAAGCTCCACCTCACATACCTCTTGGCCCTTCGGCCATTGAGGATGAACGTGCTAAGTTTGACAAGCACATTGAGGATGACACACAAGCCAAGTGCTATCTGTTGGCTTCCATGAATGAGGAGCTACAGAGACAGCATGAGGGCATGGACAGTGCATTTTCCATAATACTCCATCTTACGGAGTTATATGGTGAAGGGACGCGCAACCGTCGCTTTAGCACTGTCTGTGAACTTGTGAAGACCAAGATGGTCAAGGGGGCTCCAGTGCATCTACATGCACTGAAGATGATAGGATTCATTGAACAACTGGAGAACCTAGGTACTCCACTTGACGGGGAATTGGCCCAGGACTTTATATTGGCTTCTCTTTCTGATTTATTCTCACAGTTCGTAATGAACTACAATATGAATAAAATGGATAGTACTCTCTCTGAGTTACTAAACATGTTAGTAACTGCTGAGAAAACTATGATGAAAGAGAACGTTGTAGGGACTTCTGCAGTAGCCTACAACAAGCCATCCTCTTCCAAGTCTAAGCCGTAA